From Daphnia magna isolate NIES linkage group LG2, ASM2063170v1.1, whole genome shotgun sequence:
AAATGAAGACATGTTAGGCAGGGCTCGGCCCCAATTACCCGAGAACCAGCTTACTACTGGAATGTACTGGCACGACAAACATAAAATTagcttttttaattttttttttttttgcttagcGCCAGTACCTGTAGTAAGCTGGTTCTCGGGTAATCGAGGCCGAGCCTAGCCTTAGGCTAGATCATAGGTGGCGCTATTTTCacttaaattgaaattttttccactGTCAGCTGCCACTGGTTTCGCTTATTCTTTGTTTATTCCCTTCATGGCCTCATCGcatcacagaaaaagaattttccaTGAGGGAGTGAGGGACTAGCCGGCCCCGGCAACTTGATATTACAACCAACACTATTAAGtcagttattatttttatggAATGAATAATATGATCGAGCTGTGTTATTGTAACGGATCTGTTTTGGTCTGGAATGTAGAAGGTGATAATAAATTTGCCACAATTATTATTTCAAAGTTATAGCATGCATTCAAATCACGCTTTCTTTAATACAAAGATGCCCACAGATTACGGTCCGAACACAGAATAGTTGGGAATTTTATTGGTTGCTTACCTTCTTTACCAAGACAGGATCAGATGCTAGGTTTACCAATGGAATTAATGACAGAGGAGGTTTTCCATTTAGTTACAAGAGGAATAGTGAAAATTGTTGAATTCAAACAACTGTACCATCCCGCTGAGGAACAACATAAGCAGAAAAGAGATGATATGCATAAAGCTAGCTTTTCTGACCAGGAAATCAGCTTCAAGGAAGAACGTATCAAACAGCTAAAGCAAATGGCAGATAAAATTATTGAGggcaagagaagaaaaacaaatggcaTTGTAGATGGGGACTTGGTActgcaagaagaaataaaaaaaatccccaAAATGTCTGAAGATTTAATGATGATTCAAATTTTTACAAGTAAACCCTAATGCTTGCAAGCACTTTCTCTACTAATAATTTCATCAGTGAATATAATGTAGCATCTCCCTTTCTATTGTTACAGGACCATTCTGGAAATGTCAAGGAGAAGCTGCAGATTATACTATTAATCAAACTCTTAGGTGCAGAGTCTTCAGTGATTTGTGGGAGAAGGGTTATTACATAACAGCTGGTGAGAAATTTGGTGGTGATTTCTTGGTCTATCCTGGAGAtccttttaaatttcattcaCATTATATAGCTGTATGTGTCGATGAACATCAACTTCTAACCCCTTATTTCCTTATTCAAAAAGGTCGTTTGGGAACAAATGtaaagaaaacagttttgCTGTGTAGTGTGAATGACAATGGTGAAATAATGTATCAATCTTTGAATTGGAATGGAAAATGAGCTCAAgtacaagaaatgaaaagacaagtttgaattttattttctttgttttcaatttatacTTCATCTTCGTTTGCCAACATGTTGGGAATTCCATCTGTTACAGGAAATTTTCTCCCTGTTTCTGGACATATCAGATCACCATTTATCACTTCAATCtaaataagaaataaacaaaaagaacagaataaaataataatttctgGGAGAATACaaattatcattattattattatttttagaaaatcaatatctacCTCCATTAGGAAGTGGTGAGCTTTCTTCAAGAATTCTTCATTGTTTTCATAATCATCTACGACAGCAGGGGGTAGATTATCTAAATGCCCCAgctagaaagaaagaaatttatataaaattacaaagcacaaaaaaaagctgaGGAACacttttatttacattttctgCTGCTTTGCAGAGGGCTGGCCAGTCCACTTTTTGAATCATGCGCGAAATGAATTCTGGGTTGAATTCGACTTCATTTACTTTAACTTCTTTGGCCTGTGTATGACACCATGATCAAAACAACACAAATCTATGATTACTTGAAAAAATCGTACTTACAACAATTCCTAGTGGGTATCCAACTGTTACGCCTTTTAAACATTTAGAAGTTAGTATGTTGTGGGTTAAAAGCTTCATCTTTAATGTCTTAAATTCTAACGATATTGACAGTGGTGCAGACAGAACCCACGTGTATACCAAAACAAGCGGCTGCTCTGGTTGCTCCCCGACTCACTTTTCCCCTGCATATTGGAAGT
This genomic window contains:
- the LOC116916900 gene encoding multifunctional methyltransferase subunit TRM112-like protein, with product MKLLTHNILTSKCLKGVTVGYPLGIVAKEVKVNEVEFNPEFISRMIQKVDWPALCKAAENLGHLDNLPPAVVDDYENNEEFLKKAHHFLMEIEVINGDLICPETGRKFPVTDGIPNMLANEDEV
- the LOC116916898 gene encoding tRNA-splicing endonuclease subunit Sen34, which produces MNNMIELCYCNGSVLVWNVEDAHRLRSEHRIVGNFIGCLPSLPRQDQMLGLPMELMTEEVFHLVTRGIVKIVEFKQLYHPAEEQHKQKRDDMHKASFSDQEISFKEERIKQLKQMADKIIEGKRRKTNGIVDGDLVLQEEIKKIPKMSEDLMMIQIFTRPFWKCQGEAADYTINQTLRCRVFSDLWEKGYYITAGEKFGGDFLVYPGDPFKFHSHYIAVCVDEHQLLTPYFLIQKGRLGTNVKKTVLLCSVNDNGEIMYQSLNWNGK